One window of the Chryseobacterium sp. CY350 genome contains the following:
- a CDS encoding endonuclease MutS2, whose amino-acid sequence MYINKEDLNELEFPQLLAEIAPFAYSPKTKEKILELRPMKIDEAELSLKKTSEYLSSFESSNAIPFDEYEDIESELKLMLIENYRLENVAFIKIKTLTEQIGKLQKFFPTMPDTFPNLMNDASALEYKKEIIDKVDKVFNRFGEVKSEASPILKTLRAEIQVSKKAIQENFNRVLFNYSQSDFLDDIRESIIEDQRVLAVKSAYKKRVPGRVLGLSKTGSITFIQPDSVVKHYFKLREDQEEEKKEIDKILRQLTAELAVFQPQLWRYQIYIFDLDLTRAKAKFGELVNGILPKINRHKTLKLREAFHPLLWLRNKAENKTIFPQTLSLTEHNRIICISGPNAGGKSITLKTVGLLQLMIQSGILIPAHPKSEMFFFDKIMTDIGDNQSIENHLSTYSSRLKKMGGIIRESNPDTLLLIDEFGTGSDPELGGALAESFLEFFYDKKSFAIITTHYTNIKLVVEQLPNAINAAMLFDEETLEPMYKLEVGQAGSSFTFEVAEKNKIPRFIIHSAKKKVEHDIVNLDKTIVKLQQEKYEVEKLKTDLAERKGSVEDKRDNLQKLNEQLQQKLFNFQKLYEEEHRKLQFGTKIEGFIDSYVKGKSRKDVVKDFVKILEQEKFRKIGADKDESKRMQIVKRKITQQLKKEDVIEKISETNEKIEEKRKTDRAVWMKIGQRVRITGSTSVGTIETISKNKVTVNYGSFKTVISADELERI is encoded by the coding sequence GTGTATATAAATAAAGAAGATTTAAACGAATTAGAGTTTCCGCAATTGCTCGCGGAAATTGCTCCTTTTGCATATTCTCCGAAAACGAAAGAAAAAATCCTTGAGCTTCGTCCGATGAAAATTGATGAGGCTGAACTTTCACTGAAAAAAACTTCAGAATATCTGTCGAGTTTTGAAAGTTCAAATGCGATCCCGTTTGATGAATATGAAGATATTGAGAGCGAACTGAAACTGATGCTCATCGAGAATTACCGTCTTGAAAACGTCGCTTTCATCAAAATAAAAACGCTTACCGAACAAATAGGAAAGCTTCAGAAGTTTTTCCCGACCATGCCCGATACTTTTCCAAATCTGATGAATGATGCTTCTGCTTTGGAATATAAAAAAGAAATCATCGATAAAGTTGATAAAGTATTCAACCGTTTTGGAGAAGTAAAAAGTGAAGCTTCCCCGATTCTGAAAACATTGAGAGCTGAAATTCAGGTGTCAAAAAAAGCGATTCAGGAAAATTTCAACAGAGTTTTATTCAATTACAGTCAGAGTGATTTTCTGGATGACATTCGTGAAAGTATTATAGAAGATCAAAGAGTTTTAGCGGTAAAATCTGCGTATAAAAAACGAGTTCCGGGAAGAGTGTTAGGACTTTCAAAAACAGGTTCGATTACTTTTATTCAGCCGGACAGCGTTGTGAAGCATTACTTTAAACTTCGTGAAGATCAGGAAGAAGAGAAGAAAGAAATCGATAAAATTCTGAGACAGCTTACGGCAGAACTGGCGGTTTTCCAGCCACAGCTTTGGAGATATCAGATTTATATTTTTGATTTAGATTTAACAAGAGCTAAAGCGAAATTCGGGGAATTGGTGAATGGTATCTTGCCTAAAATCAACCGTCACAAAACTTTAAAGCTAAGAGAAGCCTTTCATCCATTACTTTGGTTGAGAAATAAAGCAGAAAATAAAACGATTTTCCCGCAGACATTAAGTTTAACAGAACACAACAGAATTATCTGTATTTCCGGACCGAATGCAGGTGGAAAATCGATCACTTTAAAAACTGTCGGATTGCTTCAATTGATGATTCAGAGCGGAATTCTAATTCCTGCACATCCAAAATCCGAAATGTTTTTCTTTGATAAAATCATGACCGATATTGGTGATAATCAGTCTATTGAAAACCATCTTTCGACCTATTCATCAAGATTAAAGAAAATGGGTGGAATCATTCGTGAATCTAATCCTGATACGCTTTTATTGATCGATGAATTTGGAACGGGTTCAGATCCGGAATTGGGCGGAGCTTTAGCCGAAAGTTTCCTTGAGTTTTTCTATGATAAAAAGAGTTTTGCGATCATTACAACGCATTACACCAATATCAAACTGGTTGTAGAACAACTTCCGAACGCGATTAATGCTGCAATGCTTTTTGATGAAGAAACTTTGGAACCGATGTATAAATTAGAAGTCGGGCAAGCCGGAAGTTCATTCACGTTTGAAGTTGCTGAGAAAAATAAAATCCCACGATTTATCATTCATTCTGCGAAGAAAAAAGTGGAGCATGATATTGTTAATTTAGATAAAACCATCGTCAAACTTCAGCAGGAAAAATACGAAGTTGAAAAACTGAAAACCGATCTTGCCGAAAGAAAAGGCTCCGTGGAAGACAAAAGAGACAATCTTCAGAAACTTAACGAACAGCTTCAGCAAAAGCTTTTCAACTTTCAGAAACTGTATGAAGAAGAGCACAGAAAACTTCAGTTCGGGACAAAGATTGAAGGTTTTATCGACAGTTATGTAAAAGGAAAATCCAGAAAAGATGTTGTGAAAGATTTTGTAAAGATTCTTGAGCAGGAAAAATTCAGGAAAATCGGAGCCGATAAAGATGAAAGTAAGCGAATGCAGATTGTTAAGAGAAAAATCACTCAGCAGCTTAAAAAAGAAGATGTTATTGAAAAAATCTCCGAAACCAACGAAAAAATAGAGGAAAAACGTAAAACCGATCGCGCGGTGTGGATGAAAATCGGGCAGCGTGTAAGAATTACCGGAAGCACAAGCGTAGGAACAATTGAAACAATTTCTAAAAATAAGGTGACCGTCAATTACGGGAGTTTCAAAACGGTGATTAGTGCCGATGAATTGGAAAGAATTTAA
- a CDS encoding GNAT family N-acetyltransferase: protein MRIETDRLILKEIDESHVEDILKIRSNEVVNQFVKRIPPKNNYDALDFILTIKKRNKNNESLNWGISYKNQQNLIGTICLWKFSENRSEAEVGYELLPDHHRKGIMSEALTAVFNFGFNELNLLEILAFTNKFNENSKGLLLKNDFVLQDGRTDDGFPENLVFSLKRNI from the coding sequence ATGAGAATAGAAACTGATCGTTTGATTTTAAAGGAAATTGATGAAAGTCACGTTGAAGATATTTTAAAAATCCGAAGCAATGAAGTTGTCAATCAATTTGTGAAAAGAATTCCACCAAAAAATAATTATGATGCACTGGATTTTATTTTAACGATCAAAAAAAGAAATAAGAATAATGAATCTTTGAATTGGGGAATCTCTTATAAAAACCAACAAAACCTTATCGGAACGATCTGTCTCTGGAAATTTTCTGAAAACAGAAGCGAAGCGGAAGTTGGTTACGAACTATTGCCCGATCATCACAGAAAAGGAATCATGTCAGAAGCTTTGACTGCCGTTTTCAATTTTGGTTTTAATGAATTAAATTTGCTGGAAATTTTAGCTTTCACCAATAAGTTCAATGAAAACTCAAAAGGACTTCTACTGAAAAACGATTTTGTTTTGCAGGATGGAAGGACTGATGATGGTTTTCCTGAAAATTTGGTTTTTAGTTTGAAAAGAAATATTTGA
- a CDS encoding uracil-DNA glycosylase — translation MTWTEILAPIKSTPYFTNLWEKVKQEYATTKVFPPKNQIFRALEITPFDDIEVVIIGQDPYHNDFQANGLCFSVSEQVTAPPSLKNIFIELKDDLGVERTSKELDDWGKQGVLLLNATLTVRAHTPNSHKDLGWETFTNYIIKEISDKRENVVFVLWGAFAQKKAELIDPAKHFILKSKHPSPFSVYRGFFGSKPFSKINEYLVSKGKKPISW, via the coding sequence ATGACCTGGACCGAAATCTTAGCCCCAATAAAAAGCACACCTTACTTCACCAATCTCTGGGAAAAAGTCAAGCAGGAATACGCAACCACAAAAGTTTTTCCACCAAAAAACCAGATTTTCAGAGCGTTAGAAATTACACCTTTTGATGATATTGAGGTTGTGATTATTGGTCAAGATCCTTATCATAATGATTTTCAGGCAAATGGTTTGTGTTTTTCGGTTTCCGAACAGGTAACTGCTCCGCCGTCTCTTAAAAATATTTTCATTGAGCTAAAAGATGATTTGGGAGTTGAAAGAACTTCAAAAGAATTAGACGATTGGGGAAAACAGGGAGTTTTACTGCTGAACGCAACTTTGACTGTTCGTGCTCACACTCCAAATTCTCACAAAGATCTGGGCTGGGAAACGTTTACCAATTATATTATTAAAGAAATTTCAGATAAAAGAGAAAATGTAGTTTTCGTGTTATGGGGCGCTTTTGCACAAAAAAAAGCCGAACTCATAGATCCGGCTAAACATTTTATTTTAAAATCGAAGCATCCTTCACCATTTTCTGTTTACCGAGGGTTTTTCGGAAGCAAACCTTTCTCAAAGATTAATGAATATTTGGTTTCAAAAGGTAAAAAGCCTATTTCGTGGTAG
- a CDS encoding DUF456 domain-containing protein: MDHTIISIIAVILLVLGVLGTFLPVLPGLVLSLGGLLIYKYGTDSDMSVIYIWAFVFLTLASVVLNYVIPAKTNRKYGGTRWGSIGSIIGTIVGIFLPIPLGFLVGMFAGVFIGELLHDSKDMKKALQSTKGAFIGFIYGTGFSLVVGLAMLFVVVLDIVNVI, encoded by the coding sequence ATGGATCATACAATTATCTCGATTATCGCAGTTATTTTACTCGTTTTAGGAGTGCTCGGAACTTTTTTACCAGTTTTGCCCGGACTCGTTTTAAGTCTTGGGGGACTTTTAATCTACAAATACGGAACAGATTCTGATATGTCTGTAATTTACATCTGGGCATTTGTTTTTCTTACGCTGGCTTCAGTAGTTTTAAATTATGTAATACCTGCAAAAACCAATCGGAAGTACGGAGGAACGCGATGGGGAAGCATAGGATCAATTATCGGAACTATTGTTGGGATTTTCCTTCCCATTCCGCTGGGATTTTTAGTAGGAATGTTTGCAGGAGTTTTTATTGGTGAACTTCTTCATGACAGCAAAGACATGAAAAAGGCCTTGCAGTCGACGAAAGGAGCTTTTATAGGATTTATTTACGGTACAGGTTTTAGCCTTGTAGTAGGATTGGCAATGTTATTTGTTGTAGTTTTGGATATCGTTAATGTAATTTAA
- a CDS encoding mechanosensitive ion channel family protein, which produces MKDELKDTKDFLQNISDQIHYFVKDNVYSDLVLTVQILLKFIFLAGLIYTIDFILKLVVNLVFRRFFDKEKYPVFKSIYQSRITNSIAHLSALSFAGSALFSIFYRHPKSFTFLEVIVNLAIIFVIAGMLFRVLNTFRNYFVIKQDFYKIMALNAISESVKIFGIFILTVIGICTVFGIKGGTILGSLGAITAVLVLVFRDTILGFVTGLHVATSRSLKVGDWIGIPKYNIEGNILEINLLTTKITNFDKTISSIPTYDLLTTEIKNLQVMSESNTRRIKKSIFFNINSFKFLNNEDIERLREINLISDYLNEKTSEITLEKENIQHKDKTINGRQLTNVGVFRYYTQKYLENDPEIDKESPIMVRQLEITTQGLPMEVYCFANDSKWEKFEQIQADIFDHLLVASKEFDLQIMQISLPK; this is translated from the coding sequence ATGAAAGACGAGTTAAAAGATACAAAAGACTTTTTGCAGAACATAAGTGATCAGATCCATTATTTTGTAAAAGATAATGTTTACAGCGATCTTGTTCTGACCGTTCAGATTTTATTGAAATTTATTTTTCTGGCGGGGCTTATTTATACAATAGATTTTATTTTAAAGTTAGTAGTGAATTTGGTATTCAGGAGATTTTTTGATAAAGAAAAGTATCCTGTTTTCAAATCAATTTACCAATCAAGAATTACCAATTCTATAGCTCATTTATCTGCTTTATCTTTTGCGGGATCAGCACTTTTTTCCATATTTTACAGACATCCGAAAAGCTTTACATTTCTTGAAGTAATTGTGAATCTTGCAATAATTTTTGTAATAGCAGGAATGCTATTCAGGGTACTGAATACTTTCAGAAATTACTTTGTCATCAAACAGGATTTTTATAAAATAATGGCTCTCAATGCAATTTCCGAATCGGTTAAAATTTTCGGAATTTTCATTCTGACTGTGATTGGGATTTGTACTGTCTTTGGTATAAAAGGCGGAACAATTCTGGGAAGTTTAGGAGCCATTACAGCGGTTTTGGTATTGGTTTTCAGAGATACGATTTTGGGATTTGTTACAGGTCTTCACGTAGCAACTTCGCGAAGTCTGAAAGTTGGCGACTGGATCGGAATTCCAAAATATAATATTGAAGGAAATATTCTGGAAATAAATTTGCTGACTACCAAAATTACCAATTTTGATAAAACAATTTCATCAATTCCCACTTACGATTTGTTGACTACAGAGATCAAAAATCTTCAGGTGATGTCGGAATCTAATACAAGAAGAATTAAAAAATCAATTTTCTTTAATATCAATTCATTTAAATTTTTAAATAACGAAGATATAGAACGCTTGAGAGAGATTAATCTCATCTCAGATTATCTGAACGAAAAAACTTCAGAAATTACTTTAGAAAAAGAAAATATACAGCACAAAGACAAGACAATCAACGGAAGACAGCTCACCAACGTTGGTGTTTTCAGATACTACACACAAAAATATCTTGAAAATGATCCTGAAATCGACAAAGAAAGTCCGATCATGGTTCGCCAGCTGGAGATTACAACGCAAGGTCTTCCTATGGAGGTTTATTGTTTTGCAAACGATTCGAAATGGGAAAAATTTGAGCAGATTCAGGCAGATATTTTCGATCACCTGTTGGTCGCTTCAAAAGAGTTTGATCTTCAAATCATGCAAATCAGTTTGCCGAAATGA
- a CDS encoding pyridoxine 5'-phosphate synthase, translated as MTKLSVNINKIATIRNARGGETPSVTEAAIKIQEFGAHGITIHPRPDERHITRKDVYDLKPLVTTEFNIEGNPHRDFIDMVLEVKPEQVTLVPDADDAITSNAGWDTKKHFDFLKEIIAEFKNAGIRTSVFLDPTPELVEYAFKTGADRIELYTESFAKNYPINKEQAIKPYYDTAVIANEFGLGINAGHDLSLENLKYFADNIPNLLEVSIGHALISEALYMGMENTVQAYLKRLAVW; from the coding sequence ATGACAAAACTAAGCGTAAATATCAATAAAATTGCAACCATCAGAAACGCAAGAGGCGGGGAAACACCCAGTGTAACAGAAGCTGCAATCAAAATTCAGGAATTCGGAGCGCACGGAATCACCATACATCCGAGACCTGATGAAAGACACATTACCAGAAAAGACGTTTATGACCTGAAGCCTCTGGTGACGACAGAATTTAATATTGAAGGAAATCCACACAGAGATTTTATCGATATGGTTTTGGAAGTGAAACCCGAACAGGTAACTTTGGTTCCGGATGCTGATGACGCAATCACTTCAAATGCAGGTTGGGACACCAAAAAACACTTCGATTTTTTAAAGGAAATCATTGCTGAATTTAAAAATGCAGGAATCAGAACTTCTGTCTTTCTAGATCCGACTCCCGAATTGGTAGAATATGCTTTCAAAACAGGTGCAGATCGAATAGAATTATACACAGAGTCTTTTGCAAAAAATTATCCTATTAATAAGGAACAGGCAATTAAACCATACTACGATACGGCTGTTATTGCCAACGAATTTGGTTTGGGAATCAATGCAGGTCACGATTTAAGCTTAGAAAATTTAAAATATTTTGCGGATAATATTCCAAATCTTTTGGAAGTTTCCATTGGTCATGCTTTAATTTCTGAAGCTTTATATATGGGAATGGAAAACACAGTTCAGGCATATTTGAAGAGATTGGCAGTTTGGTAA
- a CDS encoding alpha/beta fold hydrolase has translation MEILHSKIFGENLSSTPLLVFHGLFGMLDNWGSFGKELGEFLPVHLIDLRNHGRSFHSENMSHDDLANDIANYMTHYGIDKAHVLGHSLGGKAVMQFALSFPEKVEKLIVVDIGPKAYPPHHQGIIKALETVDFETVKSRNEVESILSQYIPEKSTIQFLAKNLYWEEIGDAKKLNWRFNLKTLSEKYNQYVSNAIKFGVFEGETLFIAGEKSNYILPQDAFAIKQQFPKAQIITVKNAAHWVQADNPVEFSEVVRNFLDLN, from the coding sequence ATGGAAATTTTACATTCAAAAATATTCGGCGAAAATTTATCGTCAACACCACTTTTAGTATTTCATGGTTTATTTGGTATGCTAGATAATTGGGGAAGTTTCGGGAAAGAACTGGGCGAGTTTTTGCCGGTTCATTTAATTGATTTAAGAAATCATGGAAGAAGTTTTCACTCGGAAAATATGTCACATGACGATCTGGCGAATGATATTGCTAATTACATGACTCATTACGGGATCGATAAAGCGCACGTTTTGGGACATTCTTTAGGCGGAAAAGCCGTGATGCAGTTTGCATTGAGTTTTCCCGAAAAAGTCGAAAAACTGATCGTTGTGGATATTGGTCCAAAAGCATATCCTCCACATCATCAGGGAATTATAAAAGCTCTTGAAACGGTTGATTTTGAGACCGTAAAATCACGAAATGAAGTTGAATCAATTCTCAGTCAATATATTCCTGAAAAATCGACCATTCAGTTTTTAGCTAAAAATTTGTATTGGGAAGAAATTGGTGATGCTAAAAAACTCAATTGGAGATTTAATTTGAAAACACTTTCTGAAAAATACAATCAATATGTTTCTAACGCGATTAAATTCGGAGTTTTTGAAGGCGAAACTTTATTTATTGCAGGAGAAAAATCAAATTATATTTTACCACAAGATGCATTTGCGATCAAACAGCAATTTCCCAAAGCTCAGATTATAACCGTCAAAAATGCTGCACATTGGGTTCAGGCAGATAATCCAGTGGAATTCAGCGAAGTGGTAAGAAATTTTTTAGATTTAAATTAA
- a CDS encoding NAD-dependent epimerase/dehydratase family protein: MVFVTGATGILGRIIVLELLKKGKTVRAAKRPASNIDEVKHSYQFYTENPDDLFNKIEWVNVDFDDIHSLQSALTGVTEVYHCAAKVSFHPKDEKEMYHTNINGTENLLFACENSSVQKFLHVSSIAVLDGFNEKGELDEESDFNPKIEHSDYAISKHLSEMEVWRASAEGLNTIIINPGMIIGTGNWQQSSGELFSTFEKNSFTFSGASNYVDVRDVAKISIDLMEKNKFGERFILISESKKYSEIGNQIRRKLGLNDAKILSQSILNFGRLLNFFLGWLIPQLKMATRTNIEAVTSSSVISNKKVKNTLDYQFIPVEESVDFHLNNYINDKKLKQL; encoded by the coding sequence ATGGTTTTTGTAACAGGAGCAACAGGAATTTTAGGCAGAATCATTGTTTTGGAACTTTTGAAAAAAGGTAAAACGGTTCGTGCTGCGAAAAGACCTGCGAGCAATATTGATGAAGTAAAACATTCTTACCAGTTTTACACAGAAAATCCGGATGATTTATTTAACAAAATTGAGTGGGTAAATGTCGATTTTGACGATATTCATTCTTTACAAAGTGCTTTAACTGGCGTAACTGAAGTTTATCATTGTGCTGCAAAAGTAAGTTTTCATCCCAAAGATGAAAAAGAGATGTATCACACCAATATTAATGGCACAGAAAATCTCTTGTTTGCTTGTGAAAATTCGAGCGTTCAAAAGTTTCTTCATGTAAGCTCGATTGCTGTTTTAGATGGTTTTAATGAAAAAGGTGAACTGGATGAAGAATCTGATTTTAATCCAAAAATTGAACATTCGGATTATGCAATTTCAAAACATCTCTCTGAGATGGAAGTTTGGAGGGCATCTGCAGAAGGTTTAAATACCATTATTATCAATCCCGGAATGATCATCGGAACTGGAAATTGGCAACAGAGCAGTGGAGAATTATTTTCGACTTTTGAAAAAAACAGTTTTACATTTTCCGGAGCATCAAATTATGTTGATGTGCGCGATGTTGCGAAAATTTCTATCGATTTAATGGAGAAAAATAAATTCGGAGAACGATTTATTCTAATTTCTGAAAGTAAAAAATATTCTGAAATCGGCAATCAGATCAGAAGAAAATTAGGTTTAAATGATGCAAAAATTCTCTCTCAATCGATATTAAATTTCGGAAGATTGCTTAATTTTTTTCTTGGATGGTTGATTCCACAATTGAAAATGGCAACCAGAACCAATATCGAAGCGGTGACATCGTCAAGCGTTATCTCAAATAAAAAAGTGAAAAATACTTTAGATTATCAATTTATTCCCGTTGAGGAAAGCGTTGATTTCCATCTCAATAATTATATTAACGACAAAAAGCTGAAACAATTATAA
- a CDS encoding AMP-dependent synthetase/ligase produces the protein MNLAEAIISKNAEKHSFKSAVGFKKKEGWKELSWKKFSEIIYKTANALKNNGVEENDKVAIYADNSAEWMIFDLAAMSIGAITVPIYSTNNAEQAEYIINDSQAKIILVGNQAQYDACFEIVQKENSLQTIIVSKKAVWVKKENTFYLEDFIAKTSSKFEIIKKEFDDLATIIYTSGTTGTPKGVMLTHGNFIKSFDAHFEYFKFKNFENELSLAFLPLTHVFERCWSLLCLYGGARVYFLEDPKDIAATLEEVKPTMMCAVPRFFQKVYAGVLEKAKEGSSFKKKIFDWALEIGKQTAELRRIERSVPFGLMIKHSVANALVFSKVKQKMGGRLWFMPCGGASVSPEVTQLFEAMGLHITVGYGLTETTATLTAFPFTHFEHGSCGKPLPGVELRIGENDEILAKGNGIMRGYYNKPEETEKVFTKDGWFKTGDAGKIDENGNLFITDRIKDLLKTSNGKYIAPQQIENLLTNNNFIQQIVLIAEGRQFVSALIVPNFEFLKDYLKKNNIAFSNWEEIVQKKEIVDFYKDKIKELQHELSDFEKVKKFTLMPSEFEISSGEITPTLKVKRAVVLKKYADLIEKMY, from the coding sequence ATGAATCTGGCAGAGGCAATTATCAGTAAAAATGCAGAAAAGCATTCTTTCAAATCAGCAGTCGGTTTCAAGAAGAAAGAAGGCTGGAAAGAATTGAGTTGGAAAAAATTCAGCGAAATTATTTATAAAACTGCAAACGCACTAAAAAATAATGGTGTCGAAGAAAATGACAAAGTCGCCATCTATGCAGACAATTCTGCCGAATGGATGATTTTTGATTTGGCAGCAATGTCAATTGGAGCGATTACAGTTCCCATATATTCTACCAATAATGCTGAACAGGCAGAATACATCATCAACGATTCTCAGGCGAAAATTATTTTAGTCGGAAATCAGGCGCAATATGATGCCTGTTTTGAAATTGTGCAGAAAGAAAACAGTCTTCAAACTATAATTGTTTCTAAAAAAGCAGTTTGGGTAAAAAAAGAAAACACTTTTTATTTAGAAGATTTTATAGCTAAAACTTCCTCGAAATTTGAGATTATTAAAAAAGAATTTGACGATCTAGCAACAATTATTTATACTTCCGGAACAACCGGGACGCCAAAAGGTGTGATGCTTACCCATGGAAATTTCATTAAATCTTTTGATGCTCATTTTGAATATTTTAAGTTTAAAAATTTCGAGAACGAACTTTCTTTAGCTTTTTTACCTCTGACGCACGTCTTCGAAAGATGCTGGAGTTTGCTTTGCCTTTATGGTGGCGCAAGAGTTTATTTTCTTGAAGATCCAAAAGATATTGCGGCCACTTTGGAAGAGGTGAAACCAACGATGATGTGCGCTGTTCCGAGGTTTTTCCAAAAAGTGTATGCAGGAGTTTTAGAAAAAGCAAAAGAAGGTTCATCATTCAAGAAAAAAATCTTTGATTGGGCTTTAGAAATAGGAAAACAAACCGCCGAATTGAGAAGGATTGAACGATCAGTTCCTTTCGGATTGATGATAAAACATTCTGTTGCAAATGCTTTAGTTTTCAGTAAAGTGAAACAGAAAATGGGCGGAAGACTTTGGTTTATGCCTTGTGGTGGAGCATCTGTTTCGCCCGAGGTGACACAATTGTTTGAGGCAATGGGACTTCATATCACCGTCGGTTATGGTTTGACGGAAACTACAGCGACCTTAACTGCCTTTCCTTTTACTCATTTTGAGCATGGAAGTTGCGGGAAACCTTTGCCTGGAGTAGAGCTTCGCATAGGAGAAAATGACGAAATTCTGGCAAAAGGAAATGGAATTATGAGAGGTTACTATAATAAACCTGAAGAAACCGAAAAAGTTTTCACGAAAGATGGATGGTTTAAAACCGGCGATGCAGGAAAAATTGACGAAAACGGAAACCTTTTTATCACAGATCGTATAAAAGATTTATTAAAAACTTCGAACGGGAAATATATTGCTCCACAACAAATTGAAAATCTTTTAACGAACAACAATTTCATTCAGCAGATCGTTTTGATTGCGGAAGGACGGCAGTTTGTTTCAGCCCTGATCGTTCCGAATTTTGAATTTTTAAAAGATTATTTAAAGAAAAACAATATCGCTTTTAGCAATTGGGAAGAAATTGTACAGAAAAAAGAAATTGTCGATTTTTATAAAGATAAAATTAAAGAATTACAGCACGAACTTTCAGATTTTGAAAAGGTAAAAAAGTTTACTTTAATGCCTTCTGAGTTTGAAATAAGCAGCGGAGAAATTACGCCGACATTGAAAGTAAAAAGAGCAGTAGTTCTGAAGAAATATGCCGATTTAATTGAAAAAATGTATTAA
- a CDS encoding diphosphomevalonate/mevalonate 3,5-bisphosphate decarboxylase family protein, which yields MTTQDFLGKETFNIQSITVSESCPSNIALIKYWGKYKDQIPANPSISYTLNNCKTNTTIEFLANEIFSVQTFLSGNEEVKFAEKIEKYFRSIEQYLPWILKGKYVINTENTFPHSSGIASSASGFGAIAKCLMKLDETFSGKSAEEESLRKASFLARLGSGSACRSLYNGLVVWGDSDEVKGSSDLFAVKYSDDEIHSVFKDFNDWVLLIHEGVKSVSSTVGHGLMNTNPYAERRFQEARENFVPMKEILKNGDMNAFIKLVEHEALTLHAMMMMSDPAFILMKTGTLEVINKIWDFRRETELPLFFTLDAGANVHLLFPNDGSEEKIKTFIESELLQHTQKNGVVKDVMKF from the coding sequence ATGACAACACAAGACTTCTTAGGAAAAGAAACTTTTAATATACAATCTATAACAGTTTCAGAAAGCTGTCCTTCAAATATTGCCTTAATAAAATATTGGGGAAAATATAAAGATCAGATTCCGGCAAATCCGAGTATCAGTTATACTTTAAACAATTGTAAAACCAATACTACGATAGAATTTTTGGCAAACGAAATATTTTCTGTACAAACTTTTCTTTCTGGTAATGAGGAAGTTAAATTTGCTGAGAAAATAGAGAAATATTTCAGAAGTATCGAGCAATATCTTCCCTGGATCTTAAAGGGAAAATACGTGATCAATACAGAAAATACATTTCCTCACAGTTCAGGAATTGCAAGTTCGGCCTCTGGTTTCGGAGCGATTGCAAAATGTTTAATGAAATTGGATGAAACGTTTTCAGGAAAAAGTGCGGAAGAAGAATCTTTAAGAAAAGCCTCTTTTTTAGCCAGACTGGGAAGTGGAAGCGCTTGTAGAAGTCTTTACAACGGGTTGGTTGTCTGGGGAGATTCTGATGAAGTTAAAGGTAGTTCAGACCTTTTTGCAGTTAAATATTCTGACGATGAAATTCATTCAGTTTTTAAAGATTTTAACGATTGGGTTTTACTGATTCATGAAGGCGTAAAAAGCGTTTCATCAACAGTGGGGCATGGTTTGATGAATACCAATCCTTATGCGGAAAGAAGATTTCAGGAAGCGAGAGAAAATTTTGTCCCGATGAAAGAAATTCTGAAGAATGGCGACATGAATGCTTTCATTAAATTAGTTGAACACGAGGCTTTAACGCTTCACGCAATGATGATGATGAGTGATCCTGCTTTTATTTTGATGAAAACCGGAACTCTTGAAGTCATCAATAAAATATGGGATTTTAGAAGAGAAACTGAGTTGCCCCTATTCTTTACTTTGGACGCAGGAGCCAATGTTCATTTACTTTTTCCAAATGACGGTTCGGAAGAGAAAATTAAAACTTTCATTGAAAGCGAATTACTGCAACACACTCAGAAAAATGGTGTAGTGAAAGATGTGATGAAGTTTTAA